One segment of Ziziphus jujuba cultivar Dongzao chromosome 12, ASM3175591v1 DNA contains the following:
- the LOC107429563 gene encoding protein MIZU-KUSSEI 1, producing the protein MKTIMAKTPHDSSFSFSRRYFHWKKKLVEDEEDDEEEILNFTNSSSHFCEDHTAIISAPLPPPSVAAAKKKLSKGSVSKLKSALALTVFRKTTRSSHFHSNLGTKVVGTLFGYRRGHVHLAFQEDPKLNPAFLIELATPTSVLVREMASGLVRIALECEKKTEKKALKLLQEPLWRTYCNGKKCGFGMKRECGTEELKVLKAVEPISMGAGVLPGGHGGCDGNGGGSDGELMYMRARFERVVGSKDSEAFYMMNPDGSGGPELSIYLLRV; encoded by the coding sequence ATGAAGACAATCATGGCTAAGACTCCACATgactcttctttctctttctctaggAGATATTTCCACTGGAAGAAGAAGCTTGTAgaggatgaagaagatgatgaagaagaaattTTGAACTTCACCAATTCATCTTCACACTTCTGTGAGGATCATACTGCGATAATCTCTGCACCACTACCACCACCATCAGTTGCAGCAGCAAAGAAGAAGCTTTCAAAAGGGTCGGTTTCAAAGCTGAAATCGGCTCTGGCTCTCACAGTGTTTCGCAAAACTACACGATCATCACACTTCCATTCGAACCTCGGTACAAAAGTTGTGGGAACACTATTTGGATACAGACGTGGACATGTTCATCTTGCATTTCAAGAAGATCCCAAGTTGAATCCTGCTTTTCTTATCGAATTGGCAACACCAACGAGTGTTCTGGTTCGAGAAATGGCATCTGGGTTGGTCAGGATAGCATTGGAATGCGAGAAGAAAACAGAGAAGAAAGCTCTGAAATTGCTCCAGGAACCACTTTGGAGGACCTATTGCAATGGTAAAAAATGTGGGTTTGGAATGAAAAGGGAATGTGGTACTGAGGAATTGAAAGTTTTGAAAGCTGTGGAACCGATTTCAATGGGTGCTGGTGTTTTACCAGGTGGTCACGGTGGGTGTGATGGGAATGGAGGTGGGTCCGATGGTGAGCTAATGTATATGAGAGCCAGGTTTGAACGAGTTGTGGGGTCCAAGGATTCAGAGGCATTTTATATGATGAACCCAGATGGTTCAGGAGGACCAGAACTCAGTATTTACTTGCTTAGAGTATAG
- the LOC107429552 gene encoding uncharacterized protein LOC107429552 yields the protein MFLWRLAVDVLPSKNTLFERTGKGDPCHAMCVFTKETLSHLFIECLVAKAIAFCSKWGLKLNAVVTSNSQDLVRWCVNSSDQMVNMLGGKDFTTLLLATFLYVVWELRNDRVFESKSSISQATIRWNSLVEEFKSVALERSLEQTVVKENNWTPPQSGRICINTDAACNPDKSAIALIARDDKWKDMLIAAKPVPPLRVEMAELKAIEWALTIAKEFDWPYVDWLCDFLSVVNQINAS from the coding sequence ATGTTTTTATGGAGGTTAGCTGTCGATGTTCTTCCTTCAAAGAATACCTTATTCGAAAGAACAGGAAAGGGAGATCCTTGTCATGCTATGTGTGTGTTCACTAAGGAAACTTTGTCCCACCTTTTCATTGAATGCCTTGTTGCTAAAGCCATTGCCTTTTGCAGCAAATGGGGGCTAAAGTTAAATGCGGTGGTCACTAGTAATTCACAGGATCTTGTTAGATGGTGTGTGAACTCTTCAGATCAGATGGTCAATATGCTTGGAGGTAAAGATTTCACAACTTTACTTCTAGCCACTTTTCTCTACGTGGTTTGGGAGCTTCGAAACGACAGGGTCTTTGAAAGCAAAAGCTCTATTTCCCAGGCCACGATAAGATGGAATTCTCTTGTTGAAGAATTTAAATCGGTAGCATTAGAAAGGAGCCTTGAACAAACTGTTGTTAAAGAGAATAACTGGACACCTCCTCAAAGTGGTAGGATTTGTATTAATACTGATGCCGCTTGTAATCCAGATAAATCAGCCATTGCTTTGATAGCTAGAGACGACAAATGGAAGGATATGCTTATTGCAGCTAAACCAGTCCCTCCTTTGAGAGTTGAAATGGCTGAGCTTAAAGCTATTGAGTGGGCCTTAACTATAGCTAAGGAATTTGATTGGCCTTATGTGGATTGGTTGTGTGATTTCCTTTCAGTAGTCAATCAGATTAATGCCTCTTGA
- the LOC107429553 gene encoding geranyl diphosphate phosphohydrolase, protein MANGITVVEAPTSKVGVAVFLIRGKTVLLGRRRSTGVGDTKFSLPSGHLEFGESFEECAVRELKEETGLDIEKIEFLTVTNNVFLDEVKPSHYVAIFVRAFLRDPHQEPENLEPTKCDGWDWYEWDNLPKPLFWPVQKMIKQGFNPFPNIA, encoded by the exons ATGGCGAACGGGATAACGGTGGTGGAGGCTCCAACATCAAAAGTAGGGGTGGCAGTGTTCTTAATAAGAGGGAAGACCGTGCTGTTGGGCCGTCGACGCTCCACCGGCGTTGGTGACACCAAATTTTCACTCCCTAGTGGTCACCTTGAGTTTG GGGAGAGCTTTGAGGAATGTGCAGTAAGAGAGCTAAAGGAAGAGACGGGTTTGGACATTGAGAAGATAGAGTTTTTGACGGTCACAAACAATGTCTTCCTAGATGAAGTAAAGCCTTCTCACTATGTAGCTATCTTCGTGCGAGCATTCTTGAGAGATCCTCATCAAGAGCCTGAAAATCTTGAGCCGACAAAGTGTGATGGTTGGGATTGGTATGAATGGGACAACCTCCCAAAACCACTCTTTTGGCCTGTGCAGAAAATGATCAAGCAGGGCTTTAATCCCTTTCCAAATATTGCTTAA